The genomic DNA TGTCGAAGGGGGAGGTTTCAACCCCACTGCCCctctttttcctcttcctcacagAAACTCTCCCACACCACAGATGGAGGAGCAACCTGGTCCTTCAAATCCAATAGGAACAAAAAGGCTGGAAATCACAACATTTCTAGATGTCAAGATCTGAAAGCTAAAGGAGACCCTGGTAAAGGGAGATCCAGGTGGAGAAAGTCAAAGCTGATGTGACACCAGAGATAAACAAAGCGTAACTTTGGAAGAAGACACAAAGCAAGCTTAAACAAAATGAGATTAGAGTAAACTGTGAGGTAGTTTCAAAGACATGTTGTTGGTACAAGAAGTTGGAGTTTTGGCTTTTTTCCACTGTGTGACAACAGCTTCTGCATTGGTGAGTGGATTTTTTCATAGCATATTCCATTATATGAAAATCTAAtgtcaaaatgtcaacattttatAAATCAGTTCAATTTACGTTATATGTATTTGTTAGATAGActaaatgttcatttttgtgCTGGAAAACTGGTGTTAATAGACTGGATTGTGTTCTAAATTTAAACTCTTCACACTGTTGCATCATATCTTACACTCTATTATGACACcaaggcaggaaaaaaaaaaaacctcctatCCTGCTGAACTTTGGGCCAAATATGGAGAAATTTCCCTAATGTGTGAACTTCTTTGTTGCTTTGAAATTTATACGTAGATTTTACCCCCAAAAATATATTGGTTTCACACATTAGACCAACTGACTACAATTAGATCATGAATTATGTTAAACCTTCAGACATTCATTTGTTAATAAACACAACTTTCCCAATGTTTTCAAGTGCAGctttattctttattaaaaTTAGCAATCCAAGAAAATCCATAAAATATCTTGAAGATTTTTACTTGAAAtcaaaattcacatttttatgATGCTTTTGGATGTCACAGTGTAAGTACAACAAGCTATTCTTATGTAGGGATGGTCGATATTAGCTTTATTCCGATATCAATATACAGGTTTTTGTTCAACGCAAAATTTCCAATATTAATGGAAATAAAAGGTTAAGGCTGCTTTTAATGTGAGGCGTCACTGgatgtattaaaaaaatctgttcaaAATCTGAAATCTTATTCAACTTTCGCTATCGAAAAAGTgccatattgatttttaatataTTGTCTCAAACAACACATATTGGTTTTTCAACAGTATTGAACATATTGTCAGTATCAACCAAAAATATTGACAatgatataaaatgtaaaaaaacattaaaaaaaaaatatatatatacagtatactgtatatatatatattaataaataatacatttttaaaaaatctatggAAAAACAAGTACCAATGTCATTCgatatcatatttcatgactaaTGTATCACTTATTTCCACTCTTAAATTTAAGCATCTTTCCATCAAAAGACAATAAAGATTCCAATTGCACTGAAAGACATAAAAGCTCAAAATGAATGTCCTTTAATCAGAAActaaactgttaaataaaatctgaaatgtgcatgtattttttttttttatgtttgagctTGTTTGAAAGAAAGTAGAAGTATCTATATGTATATTcagtcattaattaattaattaattaatccattcattcatagggatgtcccgatacaactttttaatttctgataTGATGCCGATATTGCAGTCTTGCATATCGGCTGAGGTCGATATTGATCatatatcagcatgaatcatacatacttttattttatttatttatttttttctttaatgaaaaaacaattatttattttgtagtgtggaatgatagaaaaggcttgatcaagtggaGAAAAGACTTAAAACTCACCTTTTTACGCAAGCGTATTTGaacagttaatgcctctttttagtcctgtctctttttaacagcaaatgcttgtttttagtccggtcttttaatatatgttgtgttgtcTTGTCTTTATCCTGCaacactttgagatttggtatcaaatggaagtgcattacaaataaaatgtattattattattcttattcttattatgTTACTCGAACAAAGAAGAATATTCAGCTACAGTAGGTATAAGAAAaaatgacccatttattattaattaattggttacatacattttaaccttcaacataatatctagagcattctacaattgaataaaataaataaaaatgaattgcaaaaatattctttttcatgctgatatcgaaccgatatccgatatcgatatattgggacaccctcattcattcatttattcattcattcacagtTGCCTTATCCAGATTAGAGCGGCAGGAGGCTGGAGTCCATCTTTGCTGTGTAGATCCCTCATCAGAAATCTCCTGAGATCTGCTTTCTCTCTCCATCCTCCATCAGCTCTGACCCTTTTAACCTTTCACTCACCAGCCGCTTAAAGCTGACCACTTCTTTTCATCTGAGCCCTTCCTCGGATGTATCTCGTCTTGTTGACAGCTGTCAGACTTACGATCTCATCAGCCAGCAGAGAGGTCACTTTCCAACCAGGGTGCCTGAATGTCTAATTGTTTGGAACCCAGACAGCCTCTACGTGTTCATCTGCATCTGTGCAGGTGGAAAAGTCAAAGACACGTCGCAGACATAGACAAACTTACATGGGAGAACCTTTTGAATTggacaaaacaccaaaaaaagaaaaatagcatAAGTTGGCGGCGAATCATCACATACCGCACTCGCACACAACTATTTCACAACACCGCGGGCAATGCATCAGATCATTTGTGGTGCTTTGACAGATTACCCAGGTTGGAAAGACACTTCAGAGCGACTCTCGGTGGGAATCTTTTAATGTAATTGTGAAGTTTCAACATCAAGTTATAAATATGGAGGCTATGATGGGGTCCATTTATTCGACCCCTTCTGGCTCTTCTTCTTTCCACAGATTGATTCTGATGACGTTATCACTCGAGATGAACAGATCTATGTGCTGATTGGTGCACATGCCAGGTGTGAAAAAAGCATCCAATCACAAATTACCTTCATCAAAGGTTTGTATGCTTCTTTTCCCCCCTCctctatttttaaaaatcgtTGAGTAATAGTTGTTTCAACCAATAATAAAACcaatgttaatatttttggaTCAGATATAACAGCCGTGCAATATCCTGTTGGTGTCTGTGATTACACATTCAAAAATAACAGGCACTTTTAATTTGTCCAATGACATAGATGCTGATTGTTAGATACAAAGACTCAGACGAGGGGCTTAGTCACATGATACGATCGAAACATGTCCAAACTCCCACTGGTTTTCAGTGATGGATGAAATGTTTTCACAATGGAGCGATTAAAATAACTCTCTGCATGTCGCAATAGGGACTAGATGAAATCCACTGGCAAGCCTATGAGTAAACCAGCCCAGTATAAGTACAAATATGAGATCAATCGATATATAAAAGCATTATTCAAAAAACCCATTTATATGTTTATCCTTATAGTTATTAACCTGAGTTGTTGGGGTGGCTAAAGTCTTTCTTTCTATCAGTTCAAGTGGTAATACACTCTGGACTGGAAACaggtccatcacagggcaaatATATCACTACACACATATAGAAATTCATAGAAATATTTAGTAACAATTGAACTCGCAACAAATAacatgcacatttgttgtttggAATAAAGGGCACTcaatgaaaacatgcaaactctacaaaGAGCGGCATCACCTTAGGTATTTAATTTTAAAGCGAACGATTTAGGAAGTCATTATGATTATTATATGCATCTATTTATTTAGCCAGGTGAGTATCATTGAGATTTAAATCTCCTGAaaaagacccaggacacgctggagagactatgtctctcgacTGGCCTGGGAACGTTTCGGGGtcccccccggaagagctggaggaagtggctggggagagggaagtctgggcctccctagtgaggatgccggaaacggctaagcggaagaagatggatggatggatggatctccTGAAAAGCAGCAACCTGCAAAATAACAACCAGAAAAGAGTAAATGCCACAAAACATTCTCAAAACAATTCTCATTGTCTAAAATCATTTAGTTCTTGATTTTTGAAGCATACTTTAAATTCCCCAAAAGTGACAGTGTGAAGTGGGGGCAGCGTACGTAAAAGCTTTCTTACCAGGCTCAGTTTTCCCAGTTTTAACCACTGACAATTAGAAAACAGATAAAAGAAAAGAATGGATTTTTATACAAGACCCTGTTTGTTAGGTTAGTTTTACCcgactgatgatgtgttgttgttcCAATAGTAAATTCAGGAAAGTTAAACAGAGAATCCCAACACGTGAATGGAAAACTAAGACATTCTTTTACTCAGTGACACTCCACACACTGTCACTGTGAGTATAAACTATTCAATTCAAtccaatccaactttatttgtattacgcaaattacaacaaagtcatctcaatgcgctcatcaaaatataaaattcatactaagaaagaaaaaaacccaacaagatccacatgagcaagcatttagcgacagtgggaagaaacaactcccttttaacaggaagaaatctccagcagaaccaggttcagaggtggcagccatctgcgtcgactggttggggttagtgaacagaaggaccaacagaacaggatagagagatagaacatcacaGTGTCCCAGAcgagttgagccgtgaaccacagatcaggaactgccatcatcagcttcacgacacctgaaacagaaaagagagagaaggacgaggagaaggcactgactgcagaaaaatatGATACAGTTTTATCAggtcagcctgtcttggccttgggcctcactcccagtggcctagtcaacacttgtGACAAGtctcttcccatttattggtaaacagcgactccaaggtctgtaaatgcgatcattcacagacgagcccatgtccgccttagcggttaggttatgttatgatatGTTGATATGTTTTAATTATCCTTGAAGATGGTAACTGTGCACCAGAGTGGGATGGGATTATCTGCTGGCCACAAAGCAGAGCCGGTCAGCTGGTGTCCGTGCTGTGTCCAGAATACATCTACGACTTCAACCACAGAGGTAAGAGACCTACTACAAAGACTGCTAGATAGACTCCTACAGGGAACACTGGGTTAGATCCCACAAGTGAAAGACTTGGAAagacatttccatttgtatcaGATGTTCTCTAATGTTGTTGGGATTCAGGACGAGCCTATCGCCAATGTGACCTATCAGGGACGTGGGAGATGGTCCCCAGCATCAACCGTACCTGGGCCAACTACTCTGAGTGCACTAGATACCTGACTACCAACCACAGGAGTCATGAGGAGGTGTGTGCACGTGAATGGATCCAATCTGTGCACCGTGGGTTCATGTGTACACTGTTCATGTGGGTTTGGTTTTGTTTCAGAAGGTGTTTGAGAGACTTCACCTCATGTACACTGTTGGTTATTCAATTTCTCTGGCATCTCTGTTGGTGGCTATTTCCATCCTCTGCTATTTCAAGTAAGATAAAAATCACTCTGTTTAAAAGAGctattcattaattcattcatttcaccTCTTCCCAGGCGCCTCCACTGTACACGCAATTACATCCACATCCATCTTTTTACCTCCTTCATATGCCGCGCTGTGAGCATTTTTGTGAAAGATGCAGTTCTCTACTCCATATCTGATACAAGCAATGCCGACGCTGAGTTTACCACAGAGAGGCCCCACATGGTAAGCCCTATCTACGTTTACATTccttcatgtgttttatttaaatggtgTATAAAAGGGTTACTTTTGAAGGATTTCTGAGAGGAGAAATGCATTAAATCGCCACTTTTAAAATATCTACGCTCCGATTTTGTTCCATATATTTCACGCATCCATCTTTAATTCTTAGGTCTTGCAACACAGAGCTACTAAAGATCCATTACTTGTCTCTGCTTTGTGTCATCAGGCAGGCTGTAAAGTTGCTGTTACTCTCTTCCTGTATTTCCTGGCAACCAATCACTATTGGATCCTAGTGGAGGGCTTGTACCTCCACAGCCTCATCTTCATGGCCTTCCTCTCAGACAAGAACTACCTGTGGGCCCTCACCGTCATCGGTTGGGGTAAAGCCGCACTAAGCCTGTCTGTCTGCCATGGTATCTCACAGTCTGCGTCATAACACCGCCTTCCTCTCTGCTCCTCGCAGGTGTTCCAGCTGTGTTTGTGTCCATTTGGGTCAGTGCACGAGCATCACTTGCAGATACACAGTGAGTCGTGATGCATTTAGGGCatgttttaaatttcatttatcatgtttttcccTCTTTGACTCACTTTCACTCCGTTCTAGCTGTTGGGATATCAGTGCAGGGAACCTGAAGTGGATCTATCAAGTTCCTATTCTGGCAGCTATTGTTGTAAGTATAGTGTATTTGTatcaaataaaagcaacaatttttacattacataattgcaaagaaataaaaaaaaaaacaataaaataaaaaggtttaatactttcacatttaaaataagtGCCAggacagagaaagaaaaaaacttaaaaagcaaaacattaataatataaatgattgaagataaaaacaacattacaaTGTCAACTTGAAGCTTTTCTCTTCATTAATGGCTACCAATGAAAACCGTCTTACCTCTTTAAATCTGCTCTACCTATCCAACTCAAATCTTCAAAATGcacaataatagaaaaaaataaaataaaatactaataataaaaagtcCATCCCATTAACAGTAATTAACTCAcagtaattaaaaatgttgagTAAGTTAAAAAGGGCTAGTGataaaataaagtgtgactccttttttgaaattgtgtatgatttgttgttttttttatttttaattttgaaatacattttcaaaataaagtccaTTCATGCATTCATTCAAATGTTTTACAGGAAAACTTGCATAAAATGCATACAGGgcacattagttttttaatgtgGGTGATAATTCATTTATCTCTGCAGGTGAACTTTCTCCTCTTTATCAACATCATTCGTGTTCTGGCTTCTAAACTTTGGGAGACAAACACTGGTAAACTGGACCCACGTCAGCAGTACAGGTAT from Gouania willdenowi chromosome 19, fGouWil2.1, whole genome shotgun sequence includes the following:
- the pth3r gene encoding parathyroid hormone 3 receptor isoform X2; this translates as MLLVQEVGVLAFFHCVTTASALIDSDDVITRDEQIYVLIGAHARCEKSIQSQITFIKDGNCAPEWDGIICWPQSRAGQLVSVLCPEYIYDFNHRGRAYRQCDLSGTWEMVPSINRTWANYSECTRYLTTNHRSHEEVFERLHLMYTVGYSISLASLLVAISILCYFKRLHCTRNYIHIHLFTSFICRAVSIFVKDAVLYSISDTSNADAEFTTERPHMAGCKVAVTLFLYFLATNHYWILVEGLYLHSLIFMAFLSDKNYLWALTVIGWGVPAVFVSIWVSARASLADTHCWDISAGNLKWIYQVPILAAIVVNFLLFINIIRVLASKLWETNTGKLDPRQQYRKLLKSTLVLMPLFGVHYMVFMALPYTEVSGMLWQVQMHYEMFFNSSQGFFVAFIYCFCNGEVQAEVKKAWLRRSLVIDLKQKAKMTSSGGGGSCYYGGMMSHTTTHSVSLSAVNHRALSYAAGVVGSGGGPGLRPPCYTPPTMSHLQTGLHGGTNSDLETYRPQQEVALWKTSESGVVCRHVKASKGSSDCNFYGVEHSDNHLPLKEFETTL
- the pth3r gene encoding parathyroid hormone 3 receptor isoform X1, yielding MLLVQEVGVLAFFHCVTTASALIDSDDVITRDEQIYVLIGAHARCEKSIQSQITFIKDGNCAPEWDGIICWPQSRAGQLVSVLCPEYIYDFNHRGRAYRQCDLSGTWEMVPSINRTWANYSECTRYLTTNHRSHEEKVFERLHLMYTVGYSISLASLLVAISILCYFKRLHCTRNYIHIHLFTSFICRAVSIFVKDAVLYSISDTSNADAEFTTERPHMAGCKVAVTLFLYFLATNHYWILVEGLYLHSLIFMAFLSDKNYLWALTVIGWGVPAVFVSIWVSARASLADTHCWDISAGNLKWIYQVPILAAIVVNFLLFINIIRVLASKLWETNTGKLDPRQQYRKLLKSTLVLMPLFGVHYMVFMALPYTEVSGMLWQVQMHYEMFFNSSQGFFVAFIYCFCNGEVQAEVKKAWLRRSLVIDLKQKAKMTSSGGGGSCYYGGMMSHTTTHSVSLSAVNHRALSYAAGVVGSGGGPGLRPPCYTPPTMSHLQTGLHGGTNSDLETYRPQQEVALWKTSESGVVCRHVKASKGSSDCNFYGVEHSDNHLPLKEFETTL